The Ziziphus jujuba cultivar Dongzao chromosome 5, ASM3175591v1 genome segment TAgctgtataaaaatatttaagtgaTCAGATAACCATTAATTTTCTTAGAGATAAAATACACGTAAATTAATATCAAAGATATAAAAAATGTAGGAAGGATTCATATCTTTTATGCGAATGTGTATAAATTACTCAATTACGTAGTTAGAAGTAGCTATGGAAAGAGATAATAATACTACATGAATTCAATATAAGAAAAGTTTTGAATTGTTTCATGGAAGTCTAGCACGATGCAGTAGCATGGTTTGTGGTTTAGAGAGCTCGCACGAGGTTGATGTCTATTTAATGTATATAACAAGATAACGTATCATCTATACATGCTGCGATGGAAGATGGTATACATTTAAAGCTGACCCGATTGATAAATGCAAATTAAGGATTGGTTTAGTAAAATGACAGTGATGAAGTTGTTCTTCAATGTCGGAAATTAAAGTACAACGAGTACTGCAAATATTTTAGTGTTTTTGAAACAATCAACAggaataaagaaattgtggagataGATGGATAGAGTGCTGGTTTGGACAAAAATGAATTGGAGGAGTTTGACCTTCTTTTCATCTTTTGCTATTAGGATAACAAATTGTGGAGATGGATGAGCTGTAAACAGATTAATGTTTTGGAATTAAATTGTGTAATGGTAGATGGTACTATGGACTATGTATGGAGATCAAAGTGAGGTTAAAGCAGAGGGAAACATTTGTTAGGTTTAATTAACCATCGGAGGAGACAAAGAACGAGTTTTGCTCTTACCTTGTCAGATTTTTAGTGCCTTAAAAGAATGCCAGACTCATCCGCACGATGTGGCCGTCCTTTGGAATATgcagcatttaatttttttattatgcgAACAGAATTCCACCTGCTTATTATATTAAAGAAGACCCTTCACGTTCTCACAATTTCAAAATGTTAAAGAGTTTTTCCATTCACGCATGCTTTTATTCTCATACAGAGTCTTTAACATAATCACCATCAGTACTAATTAATCATAGTTCTGTGACCTATCGATGATTGCTCTTAGACCCTTTTTGTCATTCTGGTGGGCAATTTTAGCAGGTCTAAATGTGTTTAAAAGGCCTTTGAAAGctctgtattattttatttcatcattGCATGAATTTGGCCACCTTATGAGTTGTACTTTGCCTGGTTTTGGCCCCACGGTGGACTCCTCCTGAGATGAGTTACAGAGAGGACCTACCCCATCAACAATGATTAGGAATTAAGAATTGTGTACACAAATGAAGTCAATCGTACTAGTAACATTCTTTTCAAGGGTGTGGGGTATAAATAATTCTGGCTTTTGGTCCTCCTTAGGCCAATTCAGCTTCTTCTAATAGCAGCACTtgacaaaaaaacagaaaatagccTTTTCTTTCTCCACAGACTTATTTACTTACACAGGAATTAATGGAGTTTCTTGGAGCTTTTCCTGATGGAGAGTGGGACTCCCTTGGCAAGATGTTTTCAACCGAAGAGCTCGAATTCATGCCGCATTTTCTTGGTCAGTTTTCATTTCCTCTCGACCACAATGAGGGATTAAACTTGGGTCCGTCCACATTTTGTCCGAATTCTGAAGCTACCATGGGCTTGGATGGGGTTAACGAGAGCTTGTTTCATTCTTTAGACTCTTTCAACTCTAACATGCACTATATTTCCCAAGAAAGTAGTTTTAGCAGCTGTGCCACTCCGACCCAGAGGAGTTACAACTTTAGCGATTCTTATCAAATTCCAGTAATAGATAACATTTCCATGGATGTGTGTATGATGGATGAGACCAATGTTGGCTCATATATCCCTGCTTTTACTGACATTGTAATGGGAGAAACTGTCTGCATTAAGCAATATGATGGCAGTCCTGACCAGACTGTTTCCGTAAACGAATTGCAGCTCAAAAGGAAGTATGATGTATGCACAGGAGCTGAAGATAAAAGCATTGACACTGACTCAACACCTCAGAATCTGAAGAAGAAACCCCGGGTTTCACGAAAGGTAAGTCATCCCAGaagtggtttcaaatttgacttGAATTTGTGATCTTTCGTGTCAGCTACATGAGCAATGGATTTTCCTTGTGATTGAGTTTCTAAAATGTCATTGATTTGGATATTAAATACAGGTGCCAAAGAGTAAGAAAAGAGCAGGGTCAAAGAAGCGGCAAAAACAGGCTTCAAATGGGAAAGATGAAGAAAGCAACACACAAAGCACTAGCAGTTACAGCTCAGAGGATGATAATGCTTCTCTGGAATCTAACGGAGGATTAACTTCCGACACCAAGCCATCAGCTGCCGTTAACTTGAATGGCAAGACCAGAGCCAGTAGAGGTTCTGCTACCGATCCCCAAAGCCTCTATGCAAGGGTAATAACTCAAGCCCAGCTTGCTTTGCCACAAGATGTATACGTAGttcgttttttttctttcttccccacccccacccccctctctctttttatttttttttatttttttggttttatcgtGAATTAACTCCTTGTTGATCTAATTTTGCAGAAAAGAAGGGAGAGGATAAATGAGAGACTGAGGATTTTACAGAACCTTGTTCCCAACGGCACAAAGGTCAGTGACATCACATTATTACTATTGTCATCCatccatattttaataattaagcaGCTGTGGAAAATCAAGTTCTTGTGCCTGATGGTCTCGTCCATATATGGTATGGCACAGGTGGATATCAGCACAATGCTTGAAGAGGCAGTCCATTATGTTAAGTTTATGCAGCTTCAGATCAAGGTGAGGACAGAATGCTGTGCTCTTTTTCTATATTATCATAATTCAAAGTGGTATTTTAAGTAGAAAAATATATCCATTAACAG includes the following:
- the LOC107420551 gene encoding transcription factor RSL2, which produces MEFLGAFPDGEWDSLGKMFSTEELEFMPHFLGQFSFPLDHNEGLNLGPSTFCPNSEATMGLDGVNESLFHSLDSFNSNMHYISQESSFSSCATPTQRSYNFSDSYQIPVIDNISMDVCMMDETNVGSYIPAFTDIVMGETVCIKQYDGSPDQTVSVNELQLKRKYDVCTGAEDKSIDTDSTPQNLKKKPRVSRKVPKSKKRAGSKKRQKQASNGKDEESNTQSTSSYSSEDDNASLESNGGLTSDTKPSAAVNLNGKTRASRGSATDPQSLYARKRRERINERLRILQNLVPNGTKVDISTMLEEAVHYVKFMQLQIKLLSSEDLWMYAPIAYNGVDIGFNQKISPLL